The Bacteroidia bacterium sequence CGGAATTAGTATTAAACTCTATTGTTTCACCTTTTGCTATATATAAATAATGGTCGGGAGTAGGGATCTTTTTTACACCTATCTTTTTCATTTCTTTTAATGAAGAACCTATCTGTGTTAATTCCCAATCTAATTCTTCTTCCTGAGTTTTAAAAGGGAAATACTCTTTCAGACCAAGTTTTAATCCAAGTTCACGAGCCATCCACCACGCAGGTTTTGTGTCGTAAAGTGGCTTGGTTGCAGGCATTCTTAAGGCAATATTTGCTTCTCTGTTTTGGTTTACTCTAATGCTGTCATATCTTTCCAGATAAGTACATTCCGGTAAGATAACATCTGCCCAACCTGTTATTTCCATTGGCATAGTATCTATTGCAACTAGCAAATCAAGATTTTGAATTGCTTTTAAAGTATGTGTAGTATTTGGCAAAGTGTTAATTAAATTTGTGCCTACAACAAACCAGCCTTTAATAACTTTTGAGTTATCGCCGCTTTTTTTAGGAATTGAAGCATCAACCATAATGTTGGCAAGGCCTAAATCTACTAAATTGTATTTGCCGTCAACAGTATCCTTCCATGTCCATGCAGGTTTTGGATATGCAGGTAAGTGATGATGTGGTAAGCTAGCTTTATCGGGAATAAAAAATCCTCCTCTTTTTCCCCAGCTGCCTAATAATGCATTTAAAATTGCAACTGCCCGTAATCTTTGTGTGTCGTCGCCATACCATGTTGTGTGTCTTCCGGGATGTATTATTACTGCAGGACTCGCATCGTGCATTGTTTTTGCTGTCTTTACAATAACATCAGGCTCAATAGTTGTAATTCCAAAAGCCCATTCTGGAGTGAATGATTGTACATGTTGTTTTAACTGATCGAACCCTTCACAGTTTAATTCAACAAATTCTTTATCGTACCATTCATTTGTAATTAATACATTTATCCATGATAAAAGTAAGGCTATGTCAGTAGCTGGTTTTATGGGTAACCAAAATTTCGATTTACTTGCTGCTGTCGAGAATCTTGGATCAACGGTAATTATTGATGCTCCTTTATCAATTGCATCGCTCATTTCCTGTACCTGTGCATTGTGCATGTTTTCTCCAAGATGTGAACCAATAAGA is a genomic window containing:
- a CDS encoding molybdopterin-dependent oxidoreductase is translated as MQRREFLKISSLGIGGLALSGTLLYEFFNSANDETDGELHRFPTYCEICFWQCAGWTHLDKDKKIWKIIGNEDDPHSNGRLCPRGTGGIGSYYDKDRLKKPLIRINDRGKQSFREASWEEAFDLIAKKMKDISSKYGPESMALFHHGSGGKYFTNLIKAFGSDNIAKPSFAQCMGPREVAYAATFGTGLSSPEPLDIRDTKCLVLIGSHLGENMHNAQVQEMSDAIDKGASIITVDPRFSTAASKSKFWLPIKPATDIALLLSWINVLITNEWYDKEFVELNCEGFDQLKQHVQSFTPEWAFGITTIEPDVIVKTAKTMHDASPAVIIHPGRHTTWYGDDTQRLRAVAILNALLGSWGKRGGFFIPDKASLPHHHLPAYPKPAWTWKDTVDGKYNLVDLGLANIMVDASIPKKSGDNSKVIKGWFVVGTNLINTLPNTTHTLKAIQNLDLLVAIDTMPMEITGWADVILPECTYLERYDSIRVNQNREANIALRMPATKPLYDTKPAWWMARELGLKLGLKEYFPFKTQEEELDWELTQIGSSLKEMKKIGVKKIPTPDHYLYIAKGETIEFNTNSGKIELYSSAIDEEGFPAMPVYTKHPEPEDGFYRLIYGRAPMHTFSRTANNPNLTDLMDENTVWINPKIANLWDLKENQYIKLKNQDGIVSTFSIKVRITERIRIDSVYMVHGFGHADKKLTQAYGRGASDTEMITNVLIDPIMGGTGMRGNFVTFITETV